Proteins encoded together in one Ipomoea triloba cultivar NCNSP0323 chromosome 4, ASM357664v1 window:
- the LOC116015005 gene encoding N-terminal acetyltransferase B complex catalytic subunit NAA20: MTTIRRFCCSDLLRFASVNLDHLTETFNMSFYMTYLARWPDYFHVAEAPGNRIMGYIMGKVEGQGESWHGHVTAVTVATEYRRQQLAKKLMNLLEDISDKIDKGYFVDLFVRASNTPAIKMYEKLGYIIYRRVLRYYSGEEDGLDMRKALSRDVEKKSVIPLKRPITPDELEYD, translated from the exons ATGACGACAATTCGAAGGTTTTGCTGCAGCGATCTTCTCCGATTCGCTTCCGTCAATCTGGATCACCTCACTGAAACT TTCAACATGTCTTTCTACATGACCTACTTGGCTAGGTGGCCCGACTATTTCCATGTGGCTGAAGCTCCTGGCAATCGAATCATGGGCTACA TTATGGGAAAAGTTGAAGGGCAAGGAGAATCATGGCATGGCCATGTCACTGCTGTCACTGTAGCTACTGAATATAGAAGGCAGCAGTTGGCTAAGAAATTAATGAATCTACTGGAAGACATCAGTGATAAGAT TGATAAGGGTTACTTTGTTGACCTCTTTGTAAGAGCATCAAATACGCCAGCCATAAAGATGTATGAGAAG CTCGGTTACATAATATATAGGCGAGTGCTACGTTACTATTCTGGGGAAGAGGACGGGTTAG aCATGAGGAAAGCTTTATCCCGAGATGTAGAGAAGAAATCTGTTATTCCCCTCAAGCGGCCTATTACACCTGATGAATTGGAATATGACTAA
- the LOC116014929 gene encoding uncharacterized protein LOC116014929, protein MASAMRALIFFVLISQLLFSSSGTAALITSPPSSLLADVFSKLGFRELAAVTAAANISIAAAAVTVFAPSDSAFLTCPSCSLPLLLQEHSLPGLYSIHHLRSFAFGTKIETLARHRCLTVTSSAAAAAVAVKKVFVNGAEVTKADLFNNGRVIIHGLQGFVSHLSDLSCEVDRQTTLVVSPAPAAGVFAARRMLKTAMMQLRASGYSIVALAMRVKYTELSELTTMTVFALDDADIFAAGEGHAYVADLGFHIVPNRLLTASELIALPPGTVLPTMERGRSLVVTTAGGGGAFTPLRINFVKIKNLDLVTNGRIVVHGLSAPFRALVRIKRMVGDSA, encoded by the coding sequence ATGGCGTCTGCCATGAGAGCACTGATCTTCTTCGTCTTGATTTCACAACTTTTGTTTAGCTCTTCCGGTACGGCGGCGTTGATCACATCTCCGCCGTCTTCGCTCCTTGCTGACGTCTTTTCCAAGCTCGGGTTCCGAGAACTCGCCGCCGTAACCGCCGCAGCCAATATCTCCATCGCCGCCGCCGCAGTCACCGTCTTCGCTCCGTCGGATTCCGCGTTTCTCACCTGCCCTTCCTGCTCCCTTCCGTTGCTTCTTCAAGAACACTCTTTGCCGGGCCTCTACTCGATCCACCACTTACGAAGTTTCGCGTTCGGGACGAAAATCGAGACCTTGGCCCGCCACCGCTGCCTCACCGTCAcgtcctccgccgccgccgcggcgGTCGCCGTCAAGAAGGTTTTCGTCAACGGCGCGGAGGTGACCAAGGCGGATCTTTTCAACAATGGCCGCGTCATAATTCACGGCCTGCAGGGATTCGTGTCTCACTTATCGGATCTTTCGTGCGAGGTTGACCGGCAGACGACTCTCGTCGTctcgccggcgccggcggccGGCGTATTCGCGGCGCGTCGGATGCTAAAAACAGCCATGATGCAGCTCCGGGCTAGTGGGTACAGTATTGTGGCGCTCGCCATGCGCGTGAAGTACACGGAGCTCTCTGAGCTCACGACGATGACCGTTTTCGCCCTCGACGACGCCGACATCTTCGCCGCCGGCGAAGGCCACGCCTACGTGGCGGACCTGGGATTCCACATCGTGCCCAACCGCCTTCTGACGGCCTCTGAGTTGATCGCTCTGCCGCCGGGAACTGTACTTCCGACCATGGAACGTGGGCGGAGCCTGGTGGTTACcaccgccggcggcggcggcgcttTTACGCCGTTGAGGATCAACTTCGTGAAGATTAAGAATCTTGATTTGGTGACTAACGGAAGGATTGTGGTTCATGGACTTTCAGCGCCCTTTCGCGCATTGGTCCGCATCAAACGGATGGTGGGAGATTCAGCATGA
- the LOC116015213 gene encoding 40S ribosomal protein S24-1-like: protein MADKAVTIRTRKFMTNRLLARKQFVIDVLHPGRANVSKAELKEKLSRMYDVRDPNSIFVFKFRTHFGGGKSTGFGLIYDSVDSAKKFEPKYRLIRNGLDTKVEKSRKQMKERKNRAKKIRGVKKTKAGDAAKGGKKK from the exons ATGGCGGACAAGGCTGTTACCATCAGGACAAGGAAGTTTATGACCAATCGCCTTCTCGCAAGGAAGCAATTT GTCATTGATGTTCTTCACCCAGGAAGGGCCAATGTTTCAaag GCTGAGCTGAAGGAGAAATTGTCAAGGATGTATGATGTGAGAGATCCCAACTCCATTTTCGTGTTCAAGTTCCGCACTCATTTTGGAGGAGGAAAATCTACTGGGTTCGGCTTGATCTACGATTCAGTTGATAGTGCAAAGAAATTTGAACCCAAATATAGACTCATTAGG AATGGGTTGGATACTAAGGTGGAGAAGTCTAGGAAACAAATGAAAGAACGCAAAAACAGAGCTAAAAAGATTCGTGGTGTTAAGAAG ACAAAAGCTGGAGATGCTGCTAAGGGTGGAAAGAAGAAGTAG
- the LOC116017276 gene encoding transcription repressor OFP12-like encodes MPNLNLCFSKSKVESAPSKSTLQETRDHHSRPFLNTTFIKNFNSLYDLTLECTPNSKSFAAASAAVRGGAGAGSGGFSSTTDEEEAELSSSESNAAGETAATPDLATVLASRRFFFSSPGRSNSIVDSSSASSSIASTSSSSPTANQRDPDALVDGSVAIPTISPDPFLDFRRSMQEMVEARQLMDVRANWDHLHELLMCYLTLNPKSAHKFIVGAFADLLVSLMPPPSPGPPSDHLRKPEPSSTRGNKCKIISRNFM; translated from the coding sequence ATGCCCAACCTTAATCTTTGTTTCTCCAAGTCAAAGGTTGAATCAGCGCCGTCGAAATCTACGTTACAAGAAACTCGAGATCATCACAGCCGTCCGTTTCTCAATACCACCTTCATCAAGAACTTCAACTCTCTCTACGATCTCACCTTGGAGTGCACGCCCAATTCCAAGTCCTTCGCCGCCGCAAGCGCCGCCGTACGCGGCGGCGCCGGAGCCGGTTCCGGCGGTTTTTCATCCACCACCGACGAGGAAGAGGCTGAGTTGTCTTCGTCGGAATCCAACGCCGCCGGCGAGACCGCCGCCACTCCCGACCTGGCCACCGTCCTAGCATCCCGGCGGTTCTTTTTCTCGTCGCCTGGCCGGTCAAACTCCATCGTTGACTCCTCCTCCGCCTCGTCCTCCATAGCCTCGACCTCATCATCCTCCCCGACGGCGAACCAGCGGGACCCGGACGCACTGGTGGACGGGAGCGTGGCCATTCCGACGATCTCGCCGGACCCGTTCTTGGATTTCCGGCGGTCGATGCAGGAAATGGTGGAGGCGCGGCAACTGATGGATGTGAGAGCCAACTGGGACCACCTCCATGAGCTCCTCATGTGCTACCTAACTCTGAACCCCAAAAGCGCCCACAAGTTCATCGTGGGGGCCTTCGCCGACCTTCTTGTCAGCCTCATGCCCCCTCCCTCGCCGGGGCCGCCCTCCGACCATCTCCGGAAACCGGAACCCTCATCAACCCGCGGTAATAAATGTAAGATTATTTCCCGAAATTTCATGTAA